DNA from Salvelinus alpinus chromosome 17, SLU_Salpinus.1, whole genome shotgun sequence:
aggcacgtggaggccacacacactactgagcctcattttgacttgttttaaggacattacatcaaagttggatcagcctgtagtgtggttttccactttaattttgagtgtgactccaaatccagacctccatgggttgataaatttgatttccattgataatttttgtgtgattttgttgtcagcacattcaactatgtaaagaaaaaagtatttaatatgaatatttcattcattcagatctaggatgtgttattttagtgttccctttatttttttgagcagtgtatatatatatacagtggggagaacaagtatttgatacactgccgattttgcaggttttcctacttacaaagcatgtagaggtctgtaatttttatcataggtacacttcaactgtgagagacggaatctaaaacaaaaatccagataatcacattgtatgatttttaagtaattaatttgcattttattgcatgacataactatttgatacatcagaaaagcagaacttaatatttggtacagaaacattttaaaaacattgtaATACATTCACAGACCATGTGCCCTcagacccctactccaccacatatatacagtacaaaattcatgtgtacgtgtatgtatagtgcgtatgctatcgtgtgtgtgtgtgtatatgtttgtgttgcttcaaggtccccgctgttccataaggtgtttttaaaAATCTAATATTACTGCTTGCATGAGCTACTTGATATGGAATAGAGTTCCTTGTAGTCACggctctatttagtactgtgcgcctttcatagtctgttcttgacttggggactgtgaagaggcctcgtggcatgtcttgtggggtatatatgggtgtccgagctgtgtgccagtagtttagacagacagctcggtgcattcaacatgtcaatacctctcataaatacaagcagtgatgaagtcaatctctcctccactttgagccaggagagattgacatgcatattattaatattagctctctgtgtacacccaagggccagctgtgctgccctgttctgaaacaATTGCAAAAAAaatttgtggcacctgaccacacgactgaacagtagacaaaactagggcctgtaggacctgccttgttgatagtgctgtcaAGAACGTAGAGCAGCACCTTATcatggacatacttctccccatcagctactgttgtatcaatatgtttttaccatgacaatttacaatccagggtaactccaagcagtttagtcacctcaacttgctcaatttccacatataTTATtataagatttagttgaggtttagggtttagtgaatgatttgtcccaaatacaatgcttttagttttagaaatatttaggactaacttattccttgccacccactctgaaactaatgcagctctttgttaatgttgcagtcatttcagtcgctgtagtagctgacatgtatagtgttgagtcatccgaattgctgcaaagaaaccactactaaaggacaacaataagaaaaagatacttgcttgggtcaagaaacacgagcaatggacattagaccggtgtaaatctgtcctttggtccgatgagtccaaatttgagatttttggttccaactgttgTCTTTGAGACGcatagtaggtgaatggatgatctctgcatgtgtggttcccaccgtgaagcatggaggaggagttgtgatgatgctttgctggtgacactatgatttatttagaattcaaggcacacttaaccagcatagctaccacagcattctgcagcgatacaccatcacatcaggtttgcgcttagtgtgattgtcatttgtttttccaacaggacaatgacccaaaacacacctccaggctgtgtaagaactatttgaccaaggagagtgatcgtgctgcatcagatgacctggcctccacaatcacccgacctcaactcaattgagatggtgtgggatgagttgcaccgcagagtgaaggaaaatcagccaacaagtcctcagcatatgtgggaactccttcaagactgttggaaaagcattcctcatgaagctggttgagagaatgccaagagtgcacaaagctgtcatgaaggcaaaggggtggctactttgaagaatctcaaatataacatattttgatttgtttaacacgtttttggttactacatgattccatgtgttatttcatagttttgatgtcttcactattattctacaatgtagaaaatagtaaaaataaagaaaaaacattgaatgagtaggtgtttccaaactttttaccggtactgactgactgtatgtatgcatgtatatattatttattttttcactttTCAAAAAGTGTTAAAGGAAAACTCTACCCAAAAACGATCTTTTGGtattggtttcatcagtccattgttgatatagtcccaaaatgttttgcatgtcagcatcAAGTTTTCAACATACACTACAGggccaaaaatatgtggacaccccttcaaattagtggattcggctattttagccgttgctgacaggtatataaaaatcgagcacacagccatgcaatctccaaagacaacattgtcagtagaatggcctgtaccGAAGAgctcaacatggcaccgtcataagataccacctttccaacaagtcagttggtcaaatttctgccctgctaaagtactgttattgtgaagtggaaacgtctaggagcaacaacggatcAGCCACAAAGTGGTCGACCAGACaatctcacagaatgggaccaccgagGGCTGAAGTGCAGAAAAATAgtctgcaacactcactaccaagctccaaactgcctctggaagcaacgtcagcacaagaactgttcgttgggcgcttcataaaatgggtttccattgccgagcagtcgcacacaaggCTAAGATCACCAtcagcaatgccaagcgtcggctgaagtggtgtaaagctctccgccattggattctgaagcagtggaaacacgttctctggagtgatgaatcaccctGCACCATCAGGCAGTCCAATGGAcggatctgggtttggcagatgccaggaaaacgctacctgccccaatgcataatggCAACTTTGGAgtttttcatagttcgggctaagtcccttagttccagtgaagggaaatcgtaatgctttcagcatacaatgacattctagacgattctgtgcttccaactttgtggcaacagtttggggaaggctctatcctgtttcagcatgacaatgccccgtgcacaaagcgaggtccatacagaaatgggttgtcgagatcggtgtggaagaacttcactggcctgcacagaggcccaacctcaaccccatcgaacacctctgggatgaattggaacgccgaatgcgagccaggcctaatcgctgaacatcagtgcccaacctcactaatgctcttgtggctgaatgaaagcaattccccgcagcaatgttccaaatccagtggaaagccttcctagaagagtgaaggctgttatagcagcaaatggggggaccaactccatatgaacacccatgattttagaatgagatgttcgacgagcagtccCATTTTGGCCCCGAAGGACACATGAAAGCCAGCCACCAACTTCAGCTCCAGTGACTACAGACGGTGTTAGGCTACATAATGAAACATTTCCATAGTGCCAGTTTCCCCCACACAGATTTAGCTTAATCCTCCTGGACTAAGAAGAACATCCAATGGAGAATTTCCATTGCACATAGCCCCTTTGCTCCAGGAGACCTGTACACAGTGGGCTACCGTCACTGAAGGCTACATCCCATATCCCCCAAAACATATTTACCAGTCCTCTGGGTTGACCTATTTCCTAAAATAAAAATTGTCACTGAAGTAAAATCTTTAAACCGGAATACCTTACCAGTCGGTATGGGTTATACAATGTGTTTACTACTTCGGTAAAATACGTTTAAAACCACATTTCCTATAAAGCTCACTCCCTAGTCCCTTCAGTCCGTAATAGTTACTATGCAAGATCCCAGCGTGATCACATTGCACCTTTAGGGAAATATGGAATGAATTTGGTAAACTCTGGAAAACTTGGATATAAACGTTGTATAACCATTGTAAGGCATTCTGAATTGGGCTATAGATTTGCCTTCGGTGAAGGGAAATTTCTTGGAAATAGGTaaagggctggtgaatatgttttcgGGGATAAGGGATGTAGCCTTCAGCGATGGGAGCCCAATGTGTACAAGTCTACTGGAGCGAAGAGGCTAAATTGCCTCTACGAATCAGAGTGTAGATGCTTCCACTCAATACCAAACAGTCCCTTTACAAGTCAGAATGTTGAATAATCTTAATTTGAATTTACTCTACCCGTTGTGCGCTGATTTTGTCCTTCTCCCTTTAAAATGGACAAACTATTCACAGAAAAGTATTATTAAACCGACCTCAAAACGTGGATCTGGATTGTTTGCTCTTCACCTGAAGCATGGGCACAAGACGGAAGGACATGCCCGCAATGCATGCATACTACCCtaagtcttgcaggtgtttacatggttgTCGGTTTAATTATACCTCCCTGTAGATATTTTTTCTCAAATTCCTATCCGCAAGAGGACAAACCACATAGACAACCGGTAGagtaaattcaaatcaaattgtattcaacattctggcatGTAGACATTTTACAAACAAATGTATGGCATTAATCCCAGACTGTGTAACCAAGGGTATCACAGTCTGATTCGTTCGGCAACATTGCACAGTGCTTTTCAGTCAATTACTGTTGGAGGCCTGTAAACCCAAACGTTTATGATAACCAAAGCTTAGTTCATTATTTCGCAAATAACCAATACTCAAATTCAGATAAAAACGCCAATACTGGCCATGTCAACCATCTTTCTAGACCTAACTACTGAATTtcagtaaaatacatgtatggACTTTTTTTGTTCCATGTTCACATGAAATTACCCATAATACCTAGTGACACTATCACAACTAGCCAAGAGAAGTCTACCTGCAGAAGACACTGCTTGCCACCACCTGGATGCATGGCCTCAACAACAAAACGCCGCACCCAAACTACTAACTAGCTAATTCCCCCCTTCACGTCAACTCAGTCACTGTTAGCTTGTTGGACAAACAAATAGCTAGTTACAACGATTTTCCCATTTAAAACACCCAAGTGTAACATGTACTGGGTCGGTGGACGACGGTTTTGAAAATTAAGTCACTTGTCAGTGgtggctagcaagttagctagaAAGCTAGAGATCTTGCCCAGGCACTGGCAAGTGCGAAGAGTTGCTAGCTTCCAGACCAGTGTGTTGCTAACTTCACAACGGTGATGATGGCACTGTATACCTGGCTATGATGACCTGCTAGCTTTTCCTGTCCAGCTCTGGCTGATGGTGTCTGAAACAAGGAGTCTTTTCGCTTCAATTGTTCGTTCGTTTCCGTCATTAatgctagctagtttagccatCTAATGTTGGCTAATGTTAGTCTCTCGTAGTATAGCCCCATGTCATCTTGCCTACAGAAAGCAAGTTTAACGCCTCAttcaaatatttactaaataacttATATATTTTCAAGGTGAGCAACCAAAGTTATAAATAGTTTACATTTCCTCGTTTTAATACCGTTTTCGTTACAGATGTCCTCGCCTTCCTTCTCTTTTCCTGTCCGACCCTTCAATCCGGCCCCAACAGTGTGCCCCGCCGATAACATCCGCCTATGCCCGTGATCTCCAGCCAATAGGAAACCTCAAATTAATGAGTGGCAGATATTTAAGCCAACAACTCAATAAACGTATACCGGTGCATGGAAAAGTGGATATTTTTCCCCCAACCATATGGTTTCAACAATAGGTAAGGATATTTTGGGGTCAAAGCTAAATTGTATACGGCAGTAAATCAATAATAGGCGTTGTAACGTTAAGTGATTGTAGTATGAACGTTATTGCTTGCTTATGCTCTGTAGAGACAGCATCATGAAGGTCAATGGCAATATTATGGTTGAAATAGGGAGATGTTTCTCATACTAATTGAAAAGCCTTCAACATTGTAcacgcatgccagatcttacaacgcctggataggtattgaacaaatcagctaaccacatcatggccgtgttcccctgctcagacgttgcatgcatcaaccaatggttgcgtggcACGTCATCGACTATGCCGTCGTGtaccagattgctataacatatgtcGTTAGTTGATACGTAAAACACCTAACCAggcattgtaagatctggcatgtaTCAGCAATGTCTGAACAGGGAAACATGACCATAGCTATCTGATGCACGACTGCACAGTCGATGACATGGAACACAAACATTGGTTGATACTATGCAACACCTGAACATCTAGTTGGGCAGGAACTCGACCAATGGGATGCCTTGACCCCAATCTCCCTAACAGGGGTAGAGAACTATTGCGCTGCGTCATATGACGAACAtctttcaaatgtattttatgacGCTTTTATGctaagcgacttagtcatgcgtgcacATATTTAAATCGTATTGTAACACAATCTCTTAATCTACTAAATGTTAAACCAGCAACATGAAAATATGTTGTGGACTAGATTTGGTCCCGGTCCCCTATTTGAGAATCAGGGGCAGAACTTTGATGTTTTAGGTAGTTTCATAATAGAGCTTAACTGAAGCCTATCCCTGAATGTATTGTGATAAGGTGCTGTGGACAAATTTGAGCATCCTTGAAGACTGACAATCAGGTTTAATACAGAATGCTCCAGCGTGGACATACTGATGGAGCAGAAGTCACAACAGCTGTCAGTGAGGCTTTGATTCATCAGACAGTTACGTGCATTATCTTGCTTAGTTACCAGTAGGTACTTAAAGCCATATCTTATTCTTTCAGAATGGTCATTAGACCAAATTCAAGTTTGTCAATAACCAGCACATTGCTGATGACTACTGTGCACATCCATGCCGTCACTGTGTTGTCAATGTATTCCAGACTTCCTGGAGATGGTGTCTCCTACTGTAATATTCTTTGCAGGTGGTGCATGATGACATCACACTTTCACTGCTGTGGTATCATCCATTGGAGATGTGGCCCGGGGCAGGTACAAGGGGCTCGCAGAGCAATGACTGCAGTAGTTTGACTATCGTACTACTTCATTGTCATCAATAGTCAGTTGCTACCAAGGGCTATTCAGTTTGACTACTGACTACAAAATAATGATCAATGGTGTAGTAgacatttattacattttactGACAAGAAACAGTCAGAAATAAACATTATCAGTGAACAGCTCCTTATAGTACATCCTACTCCTCTCCGGCTCCTGGTAGCACAATCTTGCTTGGGTCATAGTAGTTCTCCTCCATAAGAGGAAGACCTGCAGCCTCCCTCTGTGTGATCAACCTTTCTGCTTCCCTCCTGGCCCACTGCCTCATACTGGTGAGAAAAAGATAGGTCAAAAAGACTAATCAAATAGTGTTTGTGATGATCAATTCAATATAGCACATAGGTGTTTGTCTTGGATACTTGTTTAGAGGTGCAGAGATGGAGACAACCGAACAGTAACAACAATGGAGGTGCATTAACATTTTGGCCCCATGCATGTACCACAAATGCATTGTTGGCTAAGTTCACCGTAGTGCACATTGCTCTCCATTATACAAAAAAAATGAATCCCATTAGCACAGTATACATGATCCCCATTTTAGCACCAAGATGCCATCAATTAGAAAAAATTAAAAAGTAGACGGTGCTGATTTATCAGTGCATTGAACCATGTCGCGAGCCATTGTTTTAAAAACTCAGTAGATTGTTTTAGCACTAAGACATCGTATCTATATGCACCGTTGTCATTTTTGGAGTCCAGGAACACAGCATTGACTTGTGGAATTGACTGGTCTACTATCCAAAGTTCCATCAGTCCATTGTAATACAGCTTATTGTCCTATGTAGCGCCATTGGTAGCACATGGTGCTTGCGACGCCAGAGTTTTGGggttgattcccacgggggagcAGTacgaaaaatgtatgcactcactactgtacgagcgtctgctaaatgactaatgtCAATCTGAAACCCTATTATCCAAAAATACCTTTCCAAAACAAAATGTGAATTTGTGCTATGATAAGTATGCTCCGTTACCCCACATCAACTGGATActacactgaaaaaaatataaaatgcaacatgtgaagtgttggtcccacgtttcatgagctgaaataaaagaacccAAAAGTTAtacataagctttttgtgcatatttcAATCAAATTGTGCACATTTGTTTActtcccttttagtgagcatttctcctttggcaagataatacatccacctgacaggttggcgtatcaagaagctgaataaacagcatgatcattacacaggtgcaccttgtgctggggacaataaaaggacacaaatgtgcagttgtcacaacacaataccacagatgtctcaagttctgagggagcgtgcaatttgcatgctgactgcagtaacgtccaccagagctattgccagataaTTCAATATTCATTCTTTACCATAAGCCATCTCcattgttttaaagaatttggcagtatgtccaaccggcctcacaaacgcagaacacgtaaccacgccagcccaggacctccacatttggcttcttcacctgcgagatcgtcagaccagccacctggacagctgatgaaactgtgtttgcacaaccaaatttctgcacaaactgttagaaaccgtctcagggaagcccATCTGTGTGCTCgtagtcctcaccagggtcttgacctgacggCAGTTCAGAGTCATaacagacttcagtgggcaaatgctcaccttcaatggccgcTGGCACAGTGGAGAactgtgctcttcatggatgaatcccagtttcaactgtaccgggtagATGGCAGACCGCatatatggcattgtgtgggtgagtggtttgctgatgtcaacgttgtaaagagtgccccatggtggcagtggggttatggtacggTTAGGCATatgctacagacaacgaacacaattgcatttaatcGATGACAATTTGAATCCAGAGATACCGTGACATGATCCTGGCCCATTGCCGTGCTATTCATCCGCcgcaatcacctcatgtttcagcatgataatgcacggaccCATGTCTCTAAGATCTGCAcaaaatgttccagttcttctatggcccgcatactcaccagacatgtcacccattgagcatgttcgggaagctctggatcgatgtgtacgacagtgtgttccagttcccaccaatatctagcaacttcacagacattgaagaggagtgggacaacattccacaatcaacaacctgatcaactctatgcgaaggagatgtcacgctgcatgaggaaaatggtggttaCACCAGATGCCAACTGgttccttttttcttttttttctcttttttttaaaggtacgcatctgtgaccaacagatgcatatctgtattcccagttataTGAAGTgcatagactagggcctaattcatttcaattaactgatttccttagatgaactaactcagtaaaacctATGAAATTGTTGTACATGGCGCTTTAATTTTTGTTCAGGCATTGCCTAGATCGGTCCATTTCTCCCAAACAGCATGTGTCAAAGCTATCTTGTAAgaatccccccccacacactcctCCCAACTGGGTATCACGCAGCAACATCTGATGATTTGCATAAAGCTGGGCCTCGGTACACTCTGGTCACATCGCCCACTGTCGTATGGTAAGTCTCCTCACATCGGGAAAGGGCCTTTTTTTAAGTGTCAGCTTCAtattcatctccagcaccaccccaacatcaacatacagttgaaatcggaagtttacatacacctcagccaaatacatttaatcccagtttttcacaattcctgacattttaatcaGAATAAAAATTCCCcgtattaggtcagttaggatcaccactttattttaagaatgtgaaatgtcagaataatagtagagaacgatttcagctttaattctttcatcacattcccagtgggtcagaagtttacatacactcaatgagtttttggtagcattgcctttaaattgtttaacttgggtcaaacgtttcagctagccttccacaagcttcccacaataagttgggtgaattttggcccattcctcctgacagaactggtgtaactgagtcaggtttggaggcctccttgctcgcacacgctttttcagttctgcccacacattttatataggattgaggtcagggctttgtgatggccactccaataatttgactttgttgtccttaagccattttgccacaactttggaagtgtgcttggggtcattgtccgtttggaagacccatttgcgaccaagctttaacttcctgactgatgtcttgagatgttgcttcaatatatctacataatgccatctatgttgtgaagtgcaccagtccctcctgcagcaaagcacccccacaacatgatgctgctacccccgtgcttcacggttgggatggtgttcttaggcttgcaagcctccccctttttcctccaaacataatggtcattatggccaaacagttatatttttgtttcatcatacgagaggacatttctccaaaaagtacgatctttgtccccatctgcaaaccgtagtctggcctttttaatggtggttttggagcagtggcttcttccttgctgagcggcctttcaggttatgtcgatattggactcgttttactgtggatatagatacttttgtacccatttcctccagcctcttcacaaggtccttcgctgttgttctgggattgatttgcacttctcgcaccaaagtacgttcatctccaggaaacagaacgtgtctccttcctgagcggtatgacagctgcgcggtcccatggtgtttatacttgcgtactattgtttgtacagatgaacgtggtaccttcaggcgtttggaaattgctcccaaggatgaaccagacttgtggaggtctaccatttttattctgaggtcttggctgatttatttagatttttcccatgatgtcaagcaaagaggcaccgagtttgaaggtaggccttgaaatacatccacaggtaaacctccaattgactcagatgtcaattaacctatcagaagcttctaaagccatgacatcactttctggaattttccaagctgtttaaaggcacagtcaatttagtgtatgtaaacttctgacccactggaattgtgatacagtgaaataatctgtctgtaaacaattgttggaaaaattccttTTGTtaagcacaaagtagatgtcctaaccaacttgccaaaactatagtttaagaaatttggagtggttgaaaaaatgagttttaatgactccaacataagtgtatgtaaacttccgacttcaactatatgtgaaaactgcacatttctatgttttgtagtaacatcatcaaccaattagtatGCAATGCACACTGAtgttactacaaaacatagaaatgtgcagttttcacatatagttgaagtcggaagtttacatacacttatatgtgaaaactgcacatttctatgttttgtagtaacaTCAGTGTGCATTGCatactaattggttgatgatgttactacaaaacatagaaatgtgcagttttcacatatgttgaggttgtgctggagatgatgaatatgaagctGTCACTTAAAGTCCCTAGACTTATCTTCCCCCATcttttttttactacaaaacatagaaacatgcaATTTTCACATGTTTATGTGGTGGTGGTtttgatgatgaatatgaagtagaGAAATTTTGTAATGTCCCTTTAACTAAAAATATCTGTTTCAAAACATTCATCAGTGTAGTTTGGTTGCATTCATCTAGCTCGTTTTTTGTGGAGTCCTCCTAGCAGTGTTATATTTTTACTGTAGCTCGGCTTTTCAGTTGTCACTTACTCATTGTGCACCTGCTCCAGCAAGTGATGAAGATCAAGCCACAATGTAACAAAGAGGGATGTGCAGTGTGCTTAAACATACCCATGGTCTGGTAAATAGTGGATGAAGGTACCCCCAACCACAATAGCCATAGAGATGCCAAAGAAGAAGGCCATCCTCATGTTCCACTCGTCAACGACAGGATCCTGAGAGAACCCATGATAATCTCGATTCTGTAGAGATTTGAGATTGTTATTATGCTTTCATGCTACACTGGATTGTTAGCTGGCTAGTATTTGCTACACGTGAGTGCAGTTAGTAAAGTATTTAGACACTGTTTGACTGAAGGAATGTGTATCGTTATGTCAAACTACATTGAATGTGAAATATTGTCAATAATACCAGATATGAGCTGGCTAGCTAGAGTAGGGTATTTCCGTTTCGATTCAGAACCAACTCACCTTCTCGAACGCGCTGACCTCTGCGTGTCCATGACTTTCCTTGGCACGTGAAGGCTGCAAATCCGACACAGTGGCCGAACCAGCAGCACCCGAGGGTGGAGATTGCGATACGAACCGAGCCCCAAACGCCGGATTTGTGCGAAAACGGGTCAAGGCAGGCCCAAACCGTGACAACCGGGCGAGCATTTtgacagggcaacactgtcgtGTTGACCCGGCACCGGAATTGTTTGGCCTTTTCATCAGCTTGTGGGCAGATAATTTCAAGAGAGGTTATTGATCGCCGCCTACTGGGCGGGGTGTGTCTGCTGTCAGTGGATGTCACCTACCACGAGCACAGCCTACTGGAAATAATGAGATAAGGCAGTTAGTTGCGAAAATATTTTTCTTATGAGGTGCAATGTTTGTTGAGCAAATATTGAATAAATTGTTGTTAACCACAAATCAtagtcatattttttttttattctcaaCTAGCTACCTTTTAGATGatctgtaaatcgctctggataagagcgtctgctaaatgacaagaatttgtttttttttttaagtcaaaaGTTATGCACTTTTATTGGGCAAATTGCCAAAATTGCTTCATATATTTCCAAATTGCTTCATTCATACAGTGATTAGAATGACTGTCTTCAAAATGTATGGTAATCAGGCATCCAAAATCTTAAACTGTATCTCTAATACACTGCCTGTCGCTTTTATACTATTTgattacatattttttatttcactttcatCTTTTATATTGCTTAAAGTCTGTAAGTCTTCTAtggttaaaacctctacaggatcgggtcccccgcgggacggttgagctaatgcgATTAATATGaggtaagtaacaagaacatttcccaggacatagacatatctgatatgggcagaaagcttaaattattgttaatctaactgcactggccaatttacagtagctatgacagtgaaagaataccatgctattgtttgagagtgcacagttttaaacttgaaaagttattaataaaccaattaggcacatttgggcagtcttgatacattttgaacagaaatgcaatggttcattggatcagtctaaaactttgcagatgcactgctgtcatctagtggccaaaatctaaattgcgcctgggctggaataatacattatggcctttctcttgcatttcaaagatgattgtaCAAAAAAGCGCAtgcttttttctttgtattatcttttaccagatctaatgtgttatattctcctacattcatttcacatttccacaaacttcaaagggtttcctttcaaatggtatcaagaatatgcattttctgagctacaggcagttagatttgggtggaTCCTTAAACAT
Protein-coding regions in this window:
- the LOC139542683 gene encoding NADH dehydrogenase [ubiquinone] 1 beta subcomplex subunit 11, mitochondrial-like translates to MKRPNNSGAGSTRQCCPVKMLARLSRFGPALTRFRTNPAFGARFVSQSPPSGAAGSATVSDLQPSRAKESHGHAEVSAFEKNRDYHGFSQDPVVDEWNMRMAFFFGISMAIVVGGTFIHYLPDHGMRQWARREAERLITQREAAGLPLMEENYYDPSKIVLPGAGEE